The following proteins are co-located in the Bubalus bubalis isolate 160015118507 breed Murrah chromosome 21, NDDB_SH_1, whole genome shotgun sequence genome:
- the LOC102414870 gene encoding histone H3.3A-like — MARTKQTARKSTGGKAPRKQLATKAARKSAPSTGGVNKPHRYRPGTGALREIRRYQKSTELLICKLPFQRLVREIAQDFKTDLRFQSAAIAALREAREAYLVGLFEDTNLCAIHAKRVTIMPKDIQLARRIRGERA; from the coding sequence ATGGCTCGTACAAAGCAGACTGCCCGCAAATCGACCGGTGGTAAAGCACCGAGGAAGCAACTCGCTACAAAAGCCGCTCGCAAGAGTGCGCCCTCTACTGGAGGGGTGAATAAACCTCATCGTTACAGGCCTGGTACTGGGGCACTCCGTGAAATTAGACGTTATCAGAAGTCCACCGAACTTCTGATTTGCAAACTTCCCTTCCAGCGTCTGGTGCGGGAAATTGCTCAGGACTTCAAAACAGATCTGCGCTTCCAGAGTGCAGCTATTGCTGCTTTGCGGGAGGCAAGGGAGGCCTATCTGGTTGGCCTTTTTGAAGACACCAACCTGTGTGCTATCCATGCCAAACGTGTAACAATTATGCCAAAAGACATCCAGCTAGCACGCCGCATACGTGGAGAACGTGCATAA